One region of Maridesulfovibrio ferrireducens genomic DNA includes:
- a CDS encoding class I SAM-dependent methyltransferase, with protein MTTENLRTIWDRKAEDHAAGRECRSQKRSSQLYHDSWWSYIQPLLSHIPNGRILEAGCGTGRWAEHLVPMGFDMVLSDFSPNMLVKAQDYAEKKGFIKGVSFEELDVCDLHTLKSESFDMVISTGEPISLCSDPQKAISEYCRVVRPGGYVLCDAGNRYRRAYDNFRASPSEQVLQILETGVCVMDNGMKLHLLGPGELTAIFEDQNMELCTLAGITPMLCFPPDPKLEKGMENDATYQAMITMGQKYAEHPEMIALSSRLIAVARKP; from the coding sequence ATGACTACTGAAAATTTACGCACAATATGGGATCGGAAAGCAGAAGATCACGCCGCCGGGAGAGAATGCAGATCGCAAAAACGAAGCTCTCAATTGTATCACGATAGTTGGTGGAGCTACATTCAGCCACTATTGTCTCATATCCCAAATGGCAGGATACTGGAGGCTGGGTGTGGTACAGGACGATGGGCTGAACATTTAGTTCCCATGGGATTTGATATGGTTCTTTCGGACTTCTCTCCAAATATGCTTGTAAAAGCTCAGGATTATGCTGAGAAAAAAGGGTTTATTAAGGGAGTAAGTTTTGAGGAACTTGATGTCTGCGACTTGCACACGCTTAAAAGTGAAAGCTTTGACATGGTTATTTCGACAGGAGAACCAATAAGCTTGTGTTCCGACCCGCAGAAGGCGATCAGTGAATACTGCCGAGTGGTCCGTCCGGGCGGCTATGTATTGTGTGATGCTGGGAACAGATACCGCAGAGCCTATGACAATTTTCGTGCATCACCATCTGAACAGGTTCTTCAAATCCTTGAAACAGGTGTGTGTGTTATGGACAACGGAATGAAGCTTCATCTTCTTGGTCCCGGTGAATTGACGGCCATTTTTGAGGATCAAAATATGGAATTATGTACACTGGCCGGAATAACTCCGATGTTATGTTTTCCCCCGGATCCAAAGCTAGAGAAGGGTATGGAAAACGATGCAACGTATCAGGCAATGATTACCATGGGACAAAAATATGCTGAGCATCCAGAGATGATTGCGTTAAGCAGCAGATTGATCGCAGTAGCTCGGAAACCGTAA
- a CDS encoding methyl-accepting chemotaxis protein, which yields MSIKGKLLLVFICILLGLFSIFGVNFYGGILIEQTRKIELLANQGTADLLQARRQEKNFILRREESYVEKTKKYSQRAGETLQKIALMQPEMAKRCSDAMQLLTKYETAMSKVVDLYKQIGLTMNDGLRWQFILNARNMEKVFKENEQDSEFVVLLLQMRRHEKNYIIRSDDKYLKRVDNIALKLRDLVNEHYLGEKGKIQLKALDGYLNTFDEYAKSNKAVAEQTADLIKAARALEPVYAGIAAESAAQSQHDAMFTKYLVIGIEVFAGLTILGLLLWVMFSVTEPLKRLNAFAKGVAAGNLDEEPKGNFCAELNELRKVMVGMVSNLKSLINEAKEMESGAILQAKAAEVSRDEALEQQKYVQSLVEKMGEAAVKADGVVSELINASQELQSRTEIIATGAGVQQERMAESATAMEQMNSTVLEVARNAGDSSKAACEAKEEAGDGIIVVQRAEQSMLKVAENVSILEEDMSKLGSDTDSIGHVIGVINEIADQTNLLALNAAIEAARAGDAGKGFAVVADEVRKLAEKTMQATKEVEARIVTIQDASLRNVNGVKQTLTFVDSANQEVANSVNVFQKIQAHSDDVAVRIEGIAASTQQQSIASEQIISAVIEVTQLASNSATAVNESAQAISGLTVLAEKLSVIIGDLRSEGNEASLG from the coding sequence ATGAGTATTAAGGGGAAACTGTTATTGGTTTTTATTTGTATTTTATTAGGATTGTTCAGCATTTTTGGAGTGAATTTTTACGGCGGGATATTGATTGAGCAAACTAGAAAAATAGAATTACTCGCTAATCAAGGCACGGCTGACTTGCTTCAGGCTAGAAGGCAGGAGAAAAATTTTATTTTGCGTCGGGAAGAGTCATATGTGGAAAAAACTAAAAAGTATTCACAACGTGCTGGAGAAACCCTTCAAAAAATAGCTTTAATGCAACCAGAAATGGCTAAGAGATGCAGCGATGCAATGCAGCTTTTAACTAAATATGAAACTGCAATGTCTAAAGTTGTTGATTTATATAAGCAGATAGGCTTGACGATGAATGATGGGTTGAGATGGCAGTTTATTTTAAATGCGCGAAACATGGAAAAGGTTTTTAAGGAAAATGAACAGGATTCTGAATTCGTAGTGCTTTTGTTGCAAATGCGGCGCCACGAAAAAAATTATATTATTCGAAGTGATGATAAATATTTGAAACGTGTTGATAACATTGCGTTGAAGCTTCGTGATCTTGTTAACGAACACTACCTCGGCGAGAAAGGAAAGATTCAGCTTAAAGCGCTAGATGGATATTTAAATACATTTGATGAATACGCAAAGTCAAATAAAGCTGTAGCTGAACAAACAGCAGATCTAATTAAAGCAGCTCGTGCGCTTGAACCAGTCTATGCCGGTATTGCAGCTGAGAGTGCAGCTCAGTCGCAGCATGACGCAATGTTTACTAAATATTTAGTAATTGGAATTGAAGTCTTTGCCGGACTGACAATTCTCGGTTTGTTGTTATGGGTAATGTTTTCTGTAACCGAACCTCTTAAGCGTTTAAATGCTTTTGCTAAAGGTGTTGCAGCAGGGAATTTAGATGAAGAGCCTAAAGGAAACTTTTGTGCAGAGTTGAATGAATTACGAAAAGTAATGGTAGGTATGGTTTCTAATCTTAAATCGCTTATTAATGAAGCTAAAGAGATGGAGAGTGGAGCGATCCTTCAGGCAAAGGCCGCCGAAGTCTCTCGGGATGAAGCTCTAGAACAGCAAAAGTATGTTCAGTCTCTTGTAGAGAAGATGGGAGAAGCAGCTGTTAAAGCTGATGGTGTAGTTAGTGAGCTGATAAATGCTTCTCAAGAATTACAGTCCCGAACAGAAATTATTGCTACGGGAGCGGGTGTTCAGCAGGAACGGATGGCTGAATCTGCAACTGCCATGGAACAAATGAATTCTACTGTTCTTGAGGTTGCTCGCAATGCAGGCGATTCATCAAAGGCAGCTTGTGAGGCTAAAGAAGAAGCTGGAGATGGGATCATTGTGGTGCAACGCGCTGAGCAATCAATGTTAAAGGTTGCTGAAAATGTTTCTATTTTGGAAGAGGATATGTCCAAGCTGGGATCGGATACGGATTCTATCGGACATGTTATCGGGGTTATTAATGAAATTGCGGATCAGACTAATTTACTGGCTTTGAACGCTGCAATTGAGGCAGCCCGCGCCGGAGATGCTGGTAAGGGGTTTGCTGTAGTCGCCGACGAAGTTCGAAAACTTGCTGAGAAGACGATGCAAGCCACCAAAGAGGTTGAAGCTCGTATTGTAACTATTCAAGATGCATCGCTTCGAAATGTTAATGGAGTTAAGCAAACGTTGACTTTTGTTGATTCAGCTAATCAGGAAGTAGCTAATTCCGTGAACGTTTTCCAAAAAATTCAAGCTCATTCGGATGATGTTGCAGTACGTATAGAAGGGATTGCGGCATCGACACAGCAGCAGTCAATAGCCTCAGAGCAAATCATTAGTGCGGTTATTGAGGTTACTCAGCTTGCATCCAATTCAGCTACAGCTGTAAATGAATCAGCACAGGCTATTTCCGGGTTGACTGTTTTAGCTGAGAAATTGTCTGTGATAATTGGTGACCTTCGCAGTGAAGGAAATGAAGCCTCTTTAGGTTAG
- a CDS encoding sigma 54-interacting transcriptional regulator — protein MAESSSDNNSNKEGLRNIVSKISRKLGLRGKLLLTLLPSILAILLFTGYTSYRVADEYVNIALTRTVKVQTLAIVHEVEQYMDTCRTDLLFFAQGDMQSNSLRDMMERHLRAGGNKYFELAYLPASGGKPVVLVQRNGLVNEMSLTESSRIEPNPLLELKKMNSLKQGEVQPSQVMEVVYPLPDANASNLHVRTHVIRFYTYFPGNHENPPGILFLSVEASQIRNILSLYNSEQSPLWAFPRSQELRFSYLLNTEGWILFQSASIQEKDKELTTFLARENFEGTLGKQGHASAFRPNKNYATYWQALEKIKNNEYGLLEIAETDEANSNVKSYYFSYAPVNFKTAVDNPPMVYGGVVFVDRSQIPIIAGYKHFDVMLMVTIGTIALISFLILCIGKILTTPVLRLATRMNELSSLETLEEINLPYCGFDVEMLQRSINNIIRRVKQQVTELQAKDEAIFNVNKREPADLKRELETLVDVELSLIPEIIGHGPIISSLKSDILKAAQVDVDVLISGETGTGKQLVAEAIHSQSNRKKLPFVAINCGALDENLLLDVLFGHVKGAFSDAKTDRSGAFNEANGGTLFLDEIQSASPKVQQSLLRAIASRKIKPLGSDKEVDFNVRIIAATNVDIPSLIKQKIFREDLYYRLKVISIATPALREHPENIPLLSIYYLKQAEQLTGRTDMGISKGALSKLVSYQWSGNVRELVNCITRATVMAEGKIIQPEEIRLEGEIESKVPPSDVDATSFSENENAHSPVEEKTSENKNDDKHKQIETIEELSPLNERQNAAWPTIKTKKTVTRKEYQEMVGGRLPTRTAIYDLQDFVKREMLTKQGRGPSTRYVVSVK, from the coding sequence ATGGCTGAATCCTCATCAGATAATAATTCCAACAAGGAAGGCTTGCGAAACATCGTAAGCAAAATATCTAGAAAACTGGGACTCAGAGGCAAGTTATTACTCACTCTCCTTCCCTCCATTTTAGCAATTCTACTCTTTACAGGATATACGTCTTACCGCGTAGCTGACGAATACGTTAACATTGCACTGACTCGAACCGTCAAAGTCCAAACTTTGGCAATTGTTCACGAAGTCGAGCAATACATGGATACTTGCAGAACAGATCTGCTTTTCTTCGCGCAAGGCGATATGCAGTCTAACTCACTGCGAGACATGATGGAGAGGCACTTACGGGCAGGCGGAAACAAATATTTCGAACTTGCCTATCTTCCTGCATCGGGAGGAAAGCCCGTCGTCCTTGTACAACGAAATGGGCTAGTTAACGAGATGAGCCTAACCGAATCATCACGGATAGAACCGAATCCCCTGTTGGAACTAAAAAAAATGAACTCTTTAAAACAAGGGGAAGTTCAGCCTTCACAGGTGATGGAAGTAGTTTACCCTCTGCCCGATGCCAATGCTTCAAACCTTCATGTCCGTACCCATGTCATTCGTTTTTATACCTATTTTCCCGGAAACCATGAAAATCCTCCCGGAATTTTATTTCTTTCAGTCGAAGCATCACAGATACGTAATATTCTTTCACTGTATAATTCGGAACAATCCCCCTTATGGGCATTCCCCAGAAGTCAGGAACTGCGATTCAGCTACCTTTTAAACACTGAAGGCTGGATTCTATTTCAATCGGCTTCGATTCAGGAAAAAGACAAAGAACTCACAACCTTTCTTGCCAGAGAAAATTTTGAAGGAACATTAGGCAAACAGGGACATGCTTCCGCGTTCAGGCCAAATAAAAATTACGCAACATACTGGCAAGCTCTGGAAAAAATTAAAAATAATGAATACGGTTTGCTAGAAATTGCTGAAACAGATGAAGCCAATTCAAACGTCAAATCTTATTATTTCTCTTACGCTCCTGTTAACTTCAAAACAGCTGTAGACAACCCTCCCATGGTTTACGGCGGAGTTGTATTTGTTGACAGAAGCCAGATCCCGATCATCGCAGGGTATAAGCATTTTGACGTAATGCTTATGGTCACAATCGGCACAATTGCGCTTATATCATTCCTTATACTTTGCATCGGAAAAATTCTAACAACTCCGGTCCTCAGACTGGCCACAAGAATGAACGAACTGAGTTCACTGGAAACATTAGAGGAAATTAATCTTCCATACTGCGGGTTTGATGTGGAGATGCTTCAACGTTCGATTAACAACATTATCAGGCGAGTTAAACAGCAGGTTACTGAGCTGCAAGCCAAAGATGAAGCCATTTTCAATGTAAACAAACGCGAACCGGCAGACCTTAAACGGGAATTAGAAACTCTGGTGGACGTGGAACTAAGTCTCATACCTGAAATAATTGGACACGGTCCGATTATTTCGAGTCTGAAATCTGACATATTAAAAGCCGCTCAAGTAGATGTTGATGTTCTCATTTCCGGAGAAACTGGAACCGGTAAACAGCTGGTCGCGGAAGCCATCCATAGTCAAAGCAACCGCAAAAAATTGCCTTTTGTTGCTATCAACTGTGGAGCGCTTGATGAAAACCTTTTGCTGGATGTATTATTCGGGCACGTCAAAGGAGCATTTTCTGATGCGAAAACCGACCGCAGCGGAGCTTTCAATGAAGCGAACGGAGGAACTTTATTTCTGGATGAAATCCAATCCGCATCACCAAAAGTTCAGCAATCACTTCTTAGAGCTATTGCATCAAGAAAAATAAAACCTCTCGGAAGTGATAAGGAAGTTGATTTCAATGTCAGAATTATTGCCGCAACCAACGTCGACATACCTTCTCTGATTAAACAAAAGATTTTCAGAGAAGATTTATATTACCGACTGAAAGTCATCTCAATTGCGACACCGGCACTACGGGAACACCCTGAAAACATCCCGCTGTTGAGCATTTATTATCTCAAACAAGCTGAGCAGCTCACCGGGCGGACAGATATGGGTATCAGTAAAGGAGCGCTTAGTAAGCTGGTCTCCTACCAGTGGTCAGGTAACGTTCGCGAACTTGTCAATTGTATAACAAGAGCCACAGTCATGGCTGAAGGCAAGATTATCCAGCCAGAGGAAATACGGCTTGAGGGTGAAATCGAATCAAAAGTACCACCTTCCGACGTTGACGCGACCTCTTTTTCAGAAAACGAAAATGCTCATAGTCCAGTAGAAGAAAAAACTTCTGAAAATAAAAACGACGATAAACATAAACAGATTGAAACCATAGAAGAACTATCACCTTTGAATGAAAGGCAAAACGCAGCATGGCCTACGATTAAAACTAAAAAGACAGTTACCCGCAAAGAATATCAAGAAATGGTTGGAGGACGTCTTCCAACGCGTACTGCTATATATGACCTGCAAGATTTTGTTAAACGTGAAATGCTCACGAAACAAGGTCGGGGTCCGTCAACCAGATATGTAGTCTCAGTTAAATAA